The window GACAAATTCTGCGCCTGGTGCCTCTCGGAGTTCGAATACGAAGGCGAAACCGTCATGCTGGCCCCGGCGTCGGGTTTCTACTCCGATCCCGAATGCGGCCGCAACGAGGTCCGCATCGCCTACGTCCTGAAAAAAGAGGATCTCGAACGGGCTCTCGTCATCCTGAGCAAAGCGCTCGAAGCCTACAACAGCCGCCGATAGCGGCCGCCGGCAATTCCGAAACGAGGGGCAGCGTCCTGCGGGGCGCTGCCCCTTACGCTATGTACGAACCCGCCGATTCATCCAATCTTATACCTTTCAGTACAATTTTCGGGAATTTTCGACCAAAAAGTTTGGGACGTGAGGATAGTTTTCCTACTTTTGCCCCCGATTTTGCGCGTCGCAAGACACGCCGAGTATAAACCAAACCAATTCGTTATGAAAAAACTTTTCCTCGTTCTGGCCGCCGCAGCCATCGCCTCCGGCGCATACGCCGAGGGTTATCAGGTCAACAACATGTCGGCCAAGCAAACCGGTATGGGCCACGTGGGCACGGCCATGAAACTCAACTCGGAGTCGATCTTCTTCAACCCCGCAGCCACGGCTTTCCAGACCTCGAAATTCGATATTTCAGCCGGCATGACGGGCATTCTCTCCAATGTCAGCTATCGTTCGCTGCCGACGCTGGAAAACGGTTACCAGAGCGGCGCGGCCGAGAAATCCGACAATAAGCTCTCGACCCCGATCCACGTCTATTTCAACTACAAGCCCACCGAGCGGCTGGCCGTCGGACTGGGTTTCTACACCCCCTACGGCTCCTCGATGAACTGGGGCGACAACTGGTCGGGAGCGCACCTCGTGCAGGAGATCAACCTCACGGCCTTCACCTTCCAGCCCACCGTTTCGTACAAAATCTGCGACCGTCTTTCGGTCGGTGCGGGTCTGACGGTTTCGTGGGGCAATTTCGACCTGTCGCGGTCGCTGCTCTCCCCCACGATGCGCCGCGGACTTATCTCCGGCACGATCGACCCGAATATCACCCAACTTCAGGGGGCAATCAACAGCGGAATGCTCACCGGCGACGCGCTCGCCCAGGCGACTGCGACCCTCCAGACGCTCGAAGGCGCCAAAGGCTATCTCAACAGCACCATGAACCGGTCGCTGGTGTCGGCCAAACTCCAGGGCGATTCCGATGTGGCCGTAGGCGTGAACGCCGGTTTCCTGTGGGACATCACCGACGAATGGTCGGTCGGCATGACCTGGCGGTCGCGTCTGAACATGAAAGTGGGCAAAGGCCACGCGACGATGAACATCGACCCGCAGGCCGCGGCGCTCATCGCCAAACTCGGAGAGCTCAAACCCGACACGGAGCTGATCCCGGGACTCGACAAGGGAACTTTCAACGCCGAGCTGCCGCTTCCGACGACCGTGACGTGGGCCGTATCGTTCCGCCCGGCCGTGAAATGGGAACTGGCCGTCGATCTGCAATGGACCGGATGGTCGGCCTACAAAGCCCTGAACGTGGCATTCAACGAGAAGGAACTGGGCATCAAACCCATCTATTCGGTGAAAAACTACTCGAATACGCTGGCTTTCCGTTTCGGTGCGCAGTACCGCGCGACCGATTTCATCACGGCCCGAATGGGTATGTATGTGGACGAAAGCCCGGTGAGCAGCGACTATCTCAACCCCGAAACTCCGTCGATGACCAAGGTCTCCTATACGGCCGGTCTGAGCCTGCGCCCCACCAAGTTCATGTCGATCGACCTGGCCTACTGCTACGTTTCGTCGGCAGACCCCGAACGCACGGGCTCCTATCCCCTCTACGGCTATACCGACGGCAACCTCGAAGAGGTATTTTCGGGCAACTACACGCTCCACGCCAACGTATTCTCGATCGGCGTAGGGTTCAGTTTCTAAAAACCGAAAAAATTGCTATCTTTGCGGTGCGTTCGGCGACGGACGCACCGCATCGTTTCAACGGCTCCATAGTTCAAGGGATAGAACGAGGGTTTCCTAAACCCTAAATTCGCGTTCGAGTCGCGGTGGGGCTACAAAGAAAAGGAGGAATTGCTATTCCTCCTTTTCTTGTGGAATTTTACCTATCTTTGCTCCCGTAAAATCACGACTATGGAATCGCTCAAAGAACTCTATAAGATCGGCAACGGCCCTTCGAGCAGCCACACGATGGGGCCCAAACGGGCTGCGGAACGCTTCGCGGAACGGTGCCGCAATGTCGATGCCTACTGCGTGACGCTCTACGGATCGCTGGCGGCCACGGGCAAAGGCCACCTTACGGACGTAGCGATCCTCTCGGTGCTCGAACCCGTCGCCCCGACCGAAATCGTCTGGAAACCCGAAGTCGTGCTCCCCTTCCACCCCAACGGCATGCTGTTCGAGGGGCTCAAAGAGGGCCGGATCGCCGATTCGTGGACGATATACAGCATCGGCGGCGGTGCGCTCGCCAACGAGACCTCGCGGCTGGAGGTGCCCGCAAGCGTCTACCCGATGTCCACCATCTCGGAGATCCAGCAGTGGTGCGCCCGCGAAGGCAAGACCTACTGGGAGTATGTGAACGACTGCGAAGGTCCCGAAATCTGGGACTACCTCGACCGGATATGGACCGTGATGTGCGAAACCATCCAGCGGGGACTGAACAACGACGGCGTACTGCCCGGCGGCCTGAAAGTCGCCCGCAAAGCCTCGACCTACTGGGTCAAGTCGAAAAGCTACACCGATTCGCTGAACTCCCGCGCCAAAATCTACGCCTATGCGCTGGCGACCTCCGAAGAGAACGCTTCGGGCGGCACCGTGGTGACGGCCCCGACGTGCGGATCGAGCGGCGTGGTGCCGGCGGTGCTCTACCACCTGGCCACCTCGCGCGATTTCCTGCGCATCCGCATCCTGCGGGCGCTGGCCACGGCCGGACTGTTCGGCAACGTCGCCAAAACCAACTCCTCGATCTCGGGCGCCGAGGTCGGCTGTCAGGGCGAGGTCGGCGTGGCGTGCGCTATGGCCGCCGCCGCGGCCTGCCAGCTCTTCGGCGGCACCCCTTCGCAGATCGAATACGCCGCCGAGATGGGGCTCGAACACCACCTGGGCCTCACGTGCGACCCCGTCTGCGGGCTGGTGCAGGTCCCCTGCATCGAACGCAATGCCATCGCCGCAGCCCGCGCCCTCGACGCCAACATCTACGCCACGCTCTCCGACGGACACCATCTGGTCTCCTACGACAAGGTCGTGGAGGTGATGAACGAAACGGGGCACAATCTTCCGAGCCTCTACCGCGAGACCTCCGAGGGCGGACTGGCCAAACGCTACGACCGGAACAAATAATCCGACAGCCCCTTTCCGCGGCAAAAAAGGCCGGACCCTTTGCGGGCCCGGCCTTCCGTTTCTCCGGTCGGCACTCAGCCGAGCAACCCCCGGGCCGAAGCATAGCGCACCGCCTCCATCGAATTGTCCACATTCAGCTTCTCAAGAATGCGCTGGCGGTGCGTGTTGACCGTATGCACGCTGATAGCCAGTTGATCGGCAATCTCCTTCGACAGTTTTCCCCGGCCTATCAGACGCAGGATTTCCCGCTCGCGGCCGGACAAATGCGGATTTTCGGTCACAGGAAACGGGCAGACCTCGCCCGTTCGATAATGGAACAGCTGACTGCGCACGCCGTCCTCCGTCCCCTGATTGGGCGAAACGTCCAGCATGCTCAGCGAAAGCCAGACATTCCCCGAGCGGTCCAACTCCAACACCTGAAACTGCTCGATGACCCGCACGTAACGCCCGCCGACATCCACCCGGTATTCATTGATCAGCTTCGCATCGAAAGCCAACTCTTTGTGTTCCAATACATACCTCAGACAGGCGATGCCGTTGCGGTGCAGTTCCGTCCAGTCGTCGGGGTGGATGCGGCGCATAAAATAGTCCGAATCCTCGGCGGCGATGCCCTCCAGATCGTAACCGAACAGCTCCGAAAAGTTGTACGACGCGAAGACGTGACGGCGGGTATACATATCAAAGACCGAGATGCCGCTGTTCGCAACCTGCGACAACAGCGTCAACTGGAGAATATGACGTTCCAACACCGAGTAGTCCAGCTCCCGGGGATCGAACCGCTGGGAGTCCAACAGCTCCTCGAATTCACGTTGCAGTGTTTCCATTACTGATTAATCAGTATTGCCCAAAACGGACGTATGACCTTACTTTGCAGTGCAAAAATAACACATTCAATCACAAAATTCGCAACCATGAAAAAATTACTCATCACCGCCGGCCTGCTTTTCGCAGCCCTCAGCGCCTCGGCTCAATTCCACGCAGACCTCCGCGCAGGAGCGACGGCCTCCGCCATCGGCGACCAGCACCTCAAGATGGGCATCCGCGCCGGAGCCGGCGTCGAGTACCTCTTCACGGAACGCTGGGGGCTCCGCTCGGGGCTCTTCTTCTCGATGAAGGGCGCCACGACCTCGAACAACGTCTTCAACTACGACGCGGACAAGGCCACGCGGCTCTCCTGTCTCGATCTCCCGGTCGAAGCCCTCGTCTCGTTCCGCCTCTCGCAACGCTCGCGGCTGGCCCTGCACGGAGGTCCCTACGTCTCCTGCCTGCTCCATGCGTCCGTGCCCGAAGACGCCGGTTTCGACGTTCGCCGCTGGGAGATCGGGGCCGGTTTCGGCGCGGATTTCATCATCGGGCATTTCGTCATCGGCCCCGAAATTCAATACGGACTGACGCGGCTGACGAAACCCGGCTCCGGCCACAACACGACCTACGCCGTGACGCTGGGCTATCGGTTCTGAATCCCGCCCCGGCAAACAAAAAAACGCCTCTCCCGGTTCGGGAGAGGCGTTTTTCGATATACCGCAGAACGGACCGACCGGCATAACCCGCCCGGCCGCCCTTTCGGACTACTGAGCCTGCTGGAGCGACTCGAAATCGGCTTTCGAACCGACCACGAGGTCGTCGTAATCGCGGAGACCCGTACCGCCGGGGATCAGGTGACCGCAGATCACGTTCTCCTTCAGGTTCTCCAGCGGATCGACCTTGGCCTGGATGGCCGCCTCGTTCAGCACCTTGGTGGTCTCCTGGAAGGAAGCCGCCGAAATGAAGCTCGAAGTCTGCAATGCGGCGCGCGTGATACCCTGCAACACCTGGGTCGAGGTCGCAGGCACGATGTCGCGCACCTGAACCGGACGCTGATCGCGGCGTTTGAGGCTCGAATTCTCGTCGCGCAGCTTGCGCAGCGACACGATCTGTCCGGGCTGCAACAACGTCGAATCGCCGGCGTCGGTCACGACCACCTTGTCGTACAGTTCGTCGTTCACATCCATGAACTCCCACTTGTCGATGATCTGATCCTCGAAGAAACGGGTGTCTCCCGGGTCCTCGATCTTCACCTTGTTCATCATCTGGCGGACGATGACCTCGAAGTGCTTGTCGTTGATCTTCACACCCTGCATGCGGTACACCTCCTGCACCTCGTTGACGATGTACTCCTGCACCTTCGTCGGACCGAGGATATTGAGGATGTCGCTCGGAGTGATCGCGCCGTCCGACAGCGGGCTGCCGGCCTTCACGTAGTCGTTCTCCTGCACGATGATCTGACGCGACAGGGGCACCAGATAGCGTTTCACGTCGCCCTGCTTCGAGGTGATGACGATCTCGCGGTTACCGCGCTTGATCTTGCCGAACGAAACCTCGCCGTCGATCTCCGAAACGATGGCGGGATTCGACGGGTTGCGGGCCTCGAAGAGCTCCGTAACACGCGGCAGACCACCGGTGATGTCGCCGCCCGACTTGCCGACGGCACGCGGAATCTTGATGAGAATATCGCCGGCCTTGATCTTGGCGTTGTCCTTCACGACGACGTGGGCGCCCACGGGCAGGTTGTACTGCTTGACTTCGAGGCCCTCCTTATCGACGATCTTGATGACGGGGTTCTTGGTCTTGTCTTTCGACTCGATCACGACCTTCTCCGACAGACCCGTCTGCTCGTCGCGCTCGTCGCGGTAGGTGACACCCTCGATGACGCTGTCGTAGACGGCGCGGCCCTCGTACTCCGAAATGATGACGGCGTTGTACGGGTCCCACTCGCAAATCAGGTCGCCCTTCTTGACCTCGGCGCCGTCCTCCATGAAGAGCGTCGAGCCGTAGGGCAGGTTGTGCGTATAGAGTACGATCTCGGTCTTGGGATCGACGATGCGGAACTCCGACTGACGCGAGATCACGATGTCGATGGATTCGCCGGCCGCGTTCTTGCCCTTGACGGTGCGCAACTCGTCGATCTCCAGACGGCCTTCGTATTTCGAAACGACGTTGGTCTCGACAGCCGTGCCGCCGGCCACACCGCCGACGTGGAACGTACGCAGGGTCAGCTGCGTACCCGGCTCGCCGATGGACTGCGCGGCAATGACGCCGACGACCTCGCCCTTCTGGACCATGCGGGCCGTGGCCAGGTTGCGGCCGTAGCACTTCGCGCAGACGCCGCGGCGCGACTCGCAGGTCAGCACCGAACGGATCTCCACCGACTCCAGCGGCGATTTCTCGATGGCCTCGGCGATCGACTCGGTGATCTCCTCGCCGGCCTTGCAGATCACCTCGCCCGTCAGCGGATGGATCACGTCGTTCAGAGCCACACGGCCCAGAATACGGTCGTAGAGGGTCTGCACCACGTCGTCGTTGCGCTTGATGGCCGTAGCCGTCAGGCCGCGCAGCGTGCCGCAATCCTCCTCGTTGATGATGACATCCTGCGCCACGTCCACCAGACGACGCGTCAGATAACCGGCGTCGGCCGTCTTCAAGGCGGTGTCGGCAAGACCCTTACGGGCACCGTGGGTCGAGATGAAGTACTCGAGCACCGAAAGTCCCTCCTTGAAGTTCGAGAGGATCGGGTTCTCGATGACCTGCTGACCGCCCTCGACACCCGATTTCTGCGGCTTGGCCATCAGACCGCGCATACCGCTCAGCTGACGGATCTGCTCCTTCGAACCACGGGCTCCGGAGTCGAGCATCATGTACACCGGATTGAAACCGTCGTTGTCCTTGATCAGCGTTTCGATCACGGCCTTCGTCAGCTTGGTGTTGATGTTCGTCCAAACGTCGATGATCTGGTTGTAACGCTCGTTGTTGGTGATCAGACCCATGTTGTAGTCCTCCATGATGGCGTCCGAACGTTCGTAGCCCTCCTGCACGAGCTTCTCCTTCTCCTGAGGAATGATCACGGCATCGAGGTTGAACGACAGACCGCCCTGGAAGGCCATCTGATAACCCATGTTCTTGATGTCGTCGAGGAATGCGGCCACCTTGTCGGCACCGGCCTTCTTCATCACGACGGCGATGATATCGCGCAGCGAACGCTTCGTCAGAATCTCGTTGATATAGCCGACCTCCTTGGGAACCACCTGGTTGAAGAGGATGCGGCCGATGGTCGTCTCCTTCAGCACGCGCACTTCGTTGCCCTGCTCGTCCAGGTCATCGACCATGCACTTCACGATGGCGTGCAGGTCGGCACGGCCCTCGTTGTAGGCGATGATCGCCTCCTCGGCGCCGTAGAACACCCGGCCTTCGCCCTTCACGCCCTTGCGGGGCTTGGTGATGTAGTAAAGACCGAGGACCATATCCTGCGAAGGCACCGTGATAGGCGCACCGTTCGCAGGGTTCAGGACGTTGTGCGAACCCAGCATCAGCAACTGGGCCTCCAGAATGGCGGCATTGCCCAGCGGCAGGTGCACGGCCATCTGGTCGCCGTCGAAGTCGGCGTTGAACGCCGTACATGCCAGCGGGTGCAGCTGCATGGCCTTGCCCTCGATCAGTTTGGGCTGGAACGCCTGAATACCCAGTCGGTGCAGCGTCGGGGCGCGGTTCATCAACACGGGGTGTCCCTTGATGACATTCTCCAGAATGCCCCAGATCACGGGGTCCTTGCGGTCGATGATCTTCTTCGCGGACTTCACCGTCTTCACGATGCCGCGCTCGATGAGCTTGCGGATCACGAACGGCTTGTAGAGCTCGGCGGCCATGTCCTTCGGAATACCCATCTCGTGCATCTTCAGCTCGGGGCCGACGACGATCACCGAACGGGCCGAATAATCGACACGTTTACCCAGCAGGTTCTGACGGAAACGGCCCTGCTTGCCCTTGAGCGAGTCGGAAAGCGACTTCAAGGGGCGGTTCGACTCGTTCTTCACGGCATTCGACTTGCGCGAGTTGTCGAACAGCGAATCAACGGCCTCCTGCAACATGCGCTTCTCGTTGCGCAGAATCACTTCCGGAGCCTTGATTTCGATCAGGCGTTTCAGACGGTTGTTGCGGATGATGACGCGGCGGTAGAGGTCGTTCAGATCCGACGTGGCGAAACGTCCGCCGTCCAGCGGCACCAGCGGGCGCAGCTCGGGCGGAATCACCGGAATCACGTTCAGCACCATCCACTCGGGCTTGTTCTTGCCCTCCGAAGCGCGGAACGACTCGATGACGTTCAGACACTTCAGCGCCTCGGACTTACGCTGCTGCGAAGTCTCGGTCGAAGCCTTGTGACGCAGCGAGTAGGACATCGAATCGAGGTCCACCTGCTTCAGCAGCGTATAGATCGCCTCGGCGCCCATCATGGCGACGAACTTGTTGGGGTCCGAATCGTCCAGCGACTGATTGCCCTTCGGCAGCGCGGCCAGCACGTCGAGATACTCCTTCTCCGAAAGCGTGGCCAGACGCTCGATGCCCTGCTCGGAAGCGGCGCCGGCGTTGATCACGACGTAACGCTCGTAGTAGATGATCGCTTCGAGCTTCTTCGACGGAATGCCCAGCAGGTAGCCGATCTTCGAAGGCAGCGAACGGAAATACCAGATATGCACCACCGGAACCACCAGCGAGATGTGTCCCATGCGCTCGCGGCGCACCTTCTTCTCGGTCACCTCCACGCCGCAGCGGTCGCAGACGATGCCCTTGTAACGGATGCGCTTGTACTTACCGCAATGGCACTCGTAATCCTTCACCGGACCGAAGATGCGCTCGCAGAACAGACCGTCGCGCTCGGGCTTGTAGGTACGGTAGTTAATGGTCTCGGGCTTCAGCACCTCGCCGCTCGACTGGGCCAGAATCTCCTCGGGAGAGGCCAGGCCGATCGAAATCCGGCTGTAACCATTATTCGGTTTATTGTCTTTGGTAATTGACATATTCGTTCTCGTTTTTCTTTTCCTCTTAAATACACCTTACTCGAGCTTCACCGACAGGGCCAGACCGCGCAACTCGTGCAGCAGCACGTTCATTGCCTCGGGGATGCCCGGTTTGGGCAGGTTCTCGCCCTTGACGATGGCCTCGTACGCCTTGGCACGGCCCATCACGTCGTCGGACTTGATCGTCAGGATCTCCTGCAAGATATTGGCGGCGCCGAAGCCTTCGAGCGCCCAGACCTCCATCTCACCGAAACGCTGACCGCCGAACTGCGCCTTACCGCCAAGCGGCTGCTGGGTGATGAGCGAGTAGGGACCGATCGAACGCGCGTGCATCTTGTCGTCGATCATGTGGCCCAGCTTGAGCATGTAGATCACGCCCACCGTGGCCGGCTGGTCGAACATCTCGCCCGTACCGCCGTCGTAGAGGTAGGTGCGGCCGCTGTGCGGAATGCCCGCCTGCGCCGTGTATTCGTTGATCTGGTCGAGCGAAGCGCCGTCGAAGATCGGCGTTGCGAATTTCAACCCCAGCTCGCGGCCGGCCCATCCGAGCACGGTCTCGTAAATCTGCCCGAGGTTCATTCGAGAAGGCACGCCCAGCGGGTTCAGGCAAATATCGACGATGGTTCCGTCTTCGAGGAACGGCATGTCCTCGTCGCGCACGATACGGGCCACGATGCCCTTGTTGCCGTGGCGTCCGGCCATCTTGTCGCCCACTTTCAGCTTACGCTTCTTGGCGATGTAGACTTTGGCCATCTGGATGACGCCCGTCTGCGGGAGTTCGTCGCCGTTGGTGATGTTGTATTTCTCACGCTTGATGGCGGCGTCGGCCTTCTTCCACTCGATGGTGTAGTTGTTGACGGTGGCCTCGATCAGCGCATCGGTGTGCGCGTCGCCCGTCCAGTTGCACGAGCCGAGGTTGAGATAACCCATCACCACGCCGGTCTTTTCGTCCGTCGATTTGCGGGCGATCTCCTCCAGCATCTTCTGCGAGAACTTCGTGCCCGCGGGGTAGAGCTCCACCCCGAAATAGTCGGTAACGCCCGTCGTGGTCTTGCCCTGAAGCAGGGTCCACAGCTTCGAAACCAGAAGCTTCGTGAGATCCGCGATCTCGGCTGCGAACTTCTCGTCGAGCTTGTCGAGCTGCGCTTTCTCGGCGCTCTTGCCCTTCTTGCCCTCCTTGTTGGCGCGGCTGTAAAGTTTGGTGTCGATCACCACGCCGTGCAGCGACGGCTGGGCTTTCAGCGAAGCGTCCTTCACATCGCCGGCCTTGTCGCCGAAGATCGCACGGAGCAACTTCTCCTCGGGCGAAGGATCGCTCTCGCCCTTCGGGGTGATCTTACCGATCAGGATGTCGCCCGGGTGGATGTTGGCGCCGATGCGGACGATACCGTTGGCGTCGAGGTCCTTCGTGGCGTCCTCCGAAACGTTGGGAATATCCGACGTGAGCTCCTCGACACCGCGTTTGGTGTCGCGGACCTCCATGATATATTCATCGACATGCACCGAGGTGAAGATGTCCTCGCGCTGGATACGCTCCGAAATCACGATGGCATCCTCGAAGTTGTAACCCTTCCAGGGCATGAACGCCACCTTCAGGTTGCGGCCCAGAGCCAGTTCGCCGTGCTGCGTCGAATAACCCTCGGTCAGAATCTGCCCCTTCACGACCTTGTCGCCGGTCAGCACCGCGGGTTTCAGCGTCACCGAAGTGTTCTGGTTCGTCCGGCGGTAGCGCGGCAGCTCGTAAGTCGTGATTTCTGGAGCGAACGACGCGAGAATCTCGTCCTCCGTGCGCTCGTATTTGATCTGAATCTTCGTCGCATCGGCGAAAGTCACCTCGCCGTCGCCCTCGGCGACGATCTGGATGCGGCTGTCGGTGATCATGTCCTTCTCGATACCCGTGCCGACGATCGGGGCCTCCGAAGTCACCAGGGGCACGGCCTGGCGCATCATGTTCGAACCCATCAGCGCACGGTTGGCGTCGTCGTGCTCGAGGAACGGGATGAGGCTCGCGGCGATCGAGGCGATCTGGTTCGGAGCCACGTCCATCAGGTCCACTTCGCTGGCCGTAACCACGGGGAAATCGGCGCCCTCACGCGCCTTGATGCGGTCGGGCTCCAGGAAATTGCCCTCCTCGTCGATCGGGGTGTTGGCCTGTGCGGCCACCAAGTCCTCCTCCTCTTCGGCCGAGTAGTAGCGGATATGCGAATTGTCCATATCAACCTTGCCGTTCTCGACACGGCGGTACGGCGTCTCGATGAATCCCATCGGGGAGATCTTCGCATAGACGCACAGCGACGAAATCAGACCGATGTTCGGGCCTTCCGGCGACTCGATCGGGCAGAGGCGTCCGTAGTGCGTATAGTGCACGTCGCGCACCT of the Alistipes senegalensis JC50 genome contains:
- a CDS encoding OmpP1/FadL family transporter, coding for MKKLFLVLAAAAIASGAYAEGYQVNNMSAKQTGMGHVGTAMKLNSESIFFNPAATAFQTSKFDISAGMTGILSNVSYRSLPTLENGYQSGAAEKSDNKLSTPIHVYFNYKPTERLAVGLGFYTPYGSSMNWGDNWSGAHLVQEINLTAFTFQPTVSYKICDRLSVGAGLTVSWGNFDLSRSLLSPTMRRGLISGTIDPNITQLQGAINSGMLTGDALAQATATLQTLEGAKGYLNSTMNRSLVSAKLQGDSDVAVGVNAGFLWDITDEWSVGMTWRSRLNMKVGKGHATMNIDPQAAALIAKLGELKPDTELIPGLDKGTFNAELPLPTTVTWAVSFRPAVKWELAVDLQWTGWSAYKALNVAFNEKELGIKPIYSVKNYSNTLAFRFGAQYRATDFITARMGMYVDESPVSSDYLNPETPSMTKVSYTAGLSLRPTKFMSIDLAYCYVSSADPERTGSYPLYGYTDGNLEEVFSGNYTLHANVFSIGVGFSF
- a CDS encoding L-serine ammonia-lyase, iron-sulfur-dependent, subunit alpha, which translates into the protein MESLKELYKIGNGPSSSHTMGPKRAAERFAERCRNVDAYCVTLYGSLAATGKGHLTDVAILSVLEPVAPTEIVWKPEVVLPFHPNGMLFEGLKEGRIADSWTIYSIGGGALANETSRLEVPASVYPMSTISEIQQWCAREGKTYWEYVNDCEGPEIWDYLDRIWTVMCETIQRGLNNDGVLPGGLKVARKASTYWVKSKSYTDSLNSRAKIYAYALATSEENASGGTVVTAPTCGSSGVVPAVLYHLATSRDFLRIRILRALATAGLFGNVAKTNSSISGAEVGCQGEVGVACAMAAAAACQLFGGTPSQIEYAAEMGLEHHLGLTCDPVCGLVQVPCIERNAIAAARALDANIYATLSDGHHLVSYDKVVEVMNETGHNLPSLYRETSEGGLAKRYDRNK
- a CDS encoding helix-turn-helix transcriptional regulator, translated to METLQREFEELLDSQRFDPRELDYSVLERHILQLTLLSQVANSGISVFDMYTRRHVFASYNFSELFGYDLEGIAAEDSDYFMRRIHPDDWTELHRNGIACLRYVLEHKELAFDAKLINEYRVDVGGRYVRVIEQFQVLELDRSGNVWLSLSMLDVSPNQGTEDGVRSQLFHYRTGEVCPFPVTENPHLSGREREILRLIGRGKLSKEIADQLAISVHTVNTHRQRILEKLNVDNSMEAVRYASARGLLG
- a CDS encoding porin family protein yields the protein MKKLLITAGLLFAALSASAQFHADLRAGATASAIGDQHLKMGIRAGAGVEYLFTERWGLRSGLFFSMKGATTSNNVFNYDADKATRLSCLDLPVEALVSFRLSQRSRLALHGGPYVSCLLHASVPEDAGFDVRRWEIGAGFGADFIIGHFVIGPEIQYGLTRLTKPGSGHNTTYAVTLGYRF
- the rpoC gene encoding DNA-directed RNA polymerase subunit beta', whose product is MSITKDNKPNNGYSRISIGLASPEEILAQSSGEVLKPETINYRTYKPERDGLFCERIFGPVKDYECHCGKYKRIRYKGIVCDRCGVEVTEKKVRRERMGHISLVVPVVHIWYFRSLPSKIGYLLGIPSKKLEAIIYYERYVVINAGAASEQGIERLATLSEKEYLDVLAALPKGNQSLDDSDPNKFVAMMGAEAIYTLLKQVDLDSMSYSLRHKASTETSQQRKSEALKCLNVIESFRASEGKNKPEWMVLNVIPVIPPELRPLVPLDGGRFATSDLNDLYRRVIIRNNRLKRLIEIKAPEVILRNEKRMLQEAVDSLFDNSRKSNAVKNESNRPLKSLSDSLKGKQGRFRQNLLGKRVDYSARSVIVVGPELKMHEMGIPKDMAAELYKPFVIRKLIERGIVKTVKSAKKIIDRKDPVIWGILENVIKGHPVLMNRAPTLHRLGIQAFQPKLIEGKAMQLHPLACTAFNADFDGDQMAVHLPLGNAAILEAQLLMLGSHNVLNPANGAPITVPSQDMVLGLYYITKPRKGVKGEGRVFYGAEEAIIAYNEGRADLHAIVKCMVDDLDEQGNEVRVLKETTIGRILFNQVVPKEVGYINEILTKRSLRDIIAVVMKKAGADKVAAFLDDIKNMGYQMAFQGGLSFNLDAVIIPQEKEKLVQEGYERSDAIMEDYNMGLITNNERYNQIIDVWTNINTKLTKAVIETLIKDNDGFNPVYMMLDSGARGSKEQIRQLSGMRGLMAKPQKSGVEGGQQVIENPILSNFKEGLSVLEYFISTHGARKGLADTALKTADAGYLTRRLVDVAQDVIINEEDCGTLRGLTATAIKRNDDVVQTLYDRILGRVALNDVIHPLTGEVICKAGEEITESIAEAIEKSPLESVEIRSVLTCESRRGVCAKCYGRNLATARMVQKGEVVGVIAAQSIGEPGTQLTLRTFHVGGVAGGTAVETNVVSKYEGRLEIDELRTVKGKNAAGESIDIVISRQSEFRIVDPKTEIVLYTHNLPYGSTLFMEDGAEVKKGDLICEWDPYNAVIISEYEGRAVYDSVIEGVTYRDERDEQTGLSEKVVIESKDKTKNPVIKIVDKEGLEVKQYNLPVGAHVVVKDNAKIKAGDILIKIPRAVGKSGGDITGGLPRVTELFEARNPSNPAIVSEIDGEVSFGKIKRGNREIVITSKQGDVKRYLVPLSRQIIVQENDYVKAGSPLSDGAITPSDILNILGPTKVQEYIVNEVQEVYRMQGVKINDKHFEVIVRQMMNKVKIEDPGDTRFFEDQIIDKWEFMDVNDELYDKVVVTDAGDSTLLQPGQIVSLRKLRDENSSLKRRDQRPVQVRDIVPATSTQVLQGITRAALQTSSFISAASFQETTKVLNEAAIQAKVDPLENLKENVICGHLIPGGTGLRDYDDLVVGSKADFESLQQAQ
- the rpoB gene encoding DNA-directed RNA polymerase subunit beta codes for the protein MSAAKTQQRISFSTVKNRVPYPDLLEVQLKSFRDFFQMDTTAENRKNEGLYKVFQENFPITDTRNNFVLEFIDYYIDPPRYSIEECLERGLTYSVPLKAKLKLYCTDDEHEDFGVVVQDVYFGTIPYMTERGTFVINGAERVIVSQLHRSPGVFFGQSMHTNGTKLYSARIIPFKGSWIEFATDINNVMYAYIDRKKKLPVTTLLRAIGYEADQQILEIFDLADEVKVNKANLKKAVGRKLAARVLSTWVEDFVDEDTGEVVSIERNNVIVDRETVLEESHIDEIIESGAKTILLHKENLSGIDFSIIYNTLQKDPCNSEKEAVVYIYRQLRASEPPDEATARDVIEKLFFSDKRYDLGDVGRYRINKKLDLDIDPAIRTLTREDIIAIIKYLIQLINSKADVDDIDHLSNRRVRTVGEQLSNQFSVGFVRMARTIRERMNVRDNEVFTPVDLINAKTLSSVINSFFGTSQLSQFMDQINPLAEITHKRRLSALGPGGLSRDRAGFEVRDVHYTHYGRLCPIESPEGPNIGLISSLCVYAKISPMGFIETPYRRVENGKVDMDNSHIRYYSAEEEEDLVAAQANTPIDEEGNFLEPDRIKAREGADFPVVTASEVDLMDVAPNQIASIAASLIPFLEHDDANRALMGSNMMRQAVPLVTSEAPIVGTGIEKDMITDSRIQIVAEGDGEVTFADATKIQIKYERTEDEILASFAPEITTYELPRYRRTNQNTSVTLKPAVLTGDKVVKGQILTEGYSTQHGELALGRNLKVAFMPWKGYNFEDAIVISERIQREDIFTSVHVDEYIMEVRDTKRGVEELTSDIPNVSEDATKDLDANGIVRIGANIHPGDILIGKITPKGESDPSPEEKLLRAIFGDKAGDVKDASLKAQPSLHGVVIDTKLYSRANKEGKKGKSAEKAQLDKLDEKFAAEIADLTKLLVSKLWTLLQGKTTTGVTDYFGVELYPAGTKFSQKMLEEIARKSTDEKTGVVMGYLNLGSCNWTGDAHTDALIEATVNNYTIEWKKADAAIKREKYNITNGDELPQTGVIQMAKVYIAKKRKLKVGDKMAGRHGNKGIVARIVRDEDMPFLEDGTIVDICLNPLGVPSRMNLGQIYETVLGWAGRELGLKFATPIFDGASLDQINEYTAQAGIPHSGRTYLYDGGTGEMFDQPATVGVIYMLKLGHMIDDKMHARSIGPYSLITQQPLGGKAQFGGQRFGEMEVWALEGFGAANILQEILTIKSDDVMGRAKAYEAIVKGENLPKPGIPEAMNVLLHELRGLALSVKLE